The sequence below is a genomic window from Streptomyces sp. NBC_00289.
CGTAGCGCTTGCCCTGCGCGCCGACGCTGAGCAGGAACTGCCCCATGCTCGCGGCGAAGCCCATGGCGAGTGTGGAGACGTCGTTGGGGATCAGCCGCATCGTGTCGTAGATCGCGAGACCCGCGTGCACCGAACCGCCCGGGCTGTTGATGTACAGGCCGATGTCGGTGTGAGGGTCCTCCGCGGACAGGATCAGCAACTGCGCGCAGACCCGGTTCGCGGAGACCTCGTCGACCTGGGTGCCCAGGAAGACGACGCGCTGGGCGAGCAGTTGCGCGGCCAGGTGGTCGTCGAACCGGGTCGCGGGGGTGTCGCCGTCCTCGGCCCGCGGCATCGGGGCCGGGGCGAAGCCGGTGGTGAGT
It includes:
- a CDS encoding ATP-dependent Clp protease proteolytic subunit → MSPLTTGFAPAPMPRAEDGDTPATRFDDHLAAQLLAQRVVFLGTQVDEVSANRVCAQLLILSAEDPHTDIGLYINSPGGSVHAGLAIYDTMRLIPNDVSTLAMGFAASMGQFLLSVGAQGKRYALPNARVMMHQPSAGIGGTTADIEIQAENLEFTKRTIERITAEHTGQSAETISRDGDRDRWFTAGQARDYGMVDRVVESLADIRPTASRRRMGL